The Salvelinus namaycush isolate Seneca chromosome 19, SaNama_1.0, whole genome shotgun sequence DNA window AACCACCAACATGGGCAAGGTAATCTGAGCAGACTCACAGTAGCTACATATAGGCTACAGTTTTACAATGGTAACATGTACATCCTATATTCTGTAAATGTAATATTACAGAAACATTATTTAGCTATGTGTTATAGGAATCAGTAATCCAACATTACCAGTGTCTAAAAATACAATTACCGTACAGTTCATGCTTTATGCCATTTCAGGAATAAAACAAATATGTCCCCCCTTTTCCTATAGATTACCTTCTACGAGGACAGGAACTTCCAGGGCCGCTCCTATGAGTGCATGAGCGACTGCCCGGACATGTCCTCCTACATGTCCCGCTGCCAGTCCTGCAGGGTGGAGAGCGGCTGCTTCATGGCGTACGAGCGCCCCAGCTTCATGGGCCAGCAGTTCTTCATGAGGAGGGGAGAGTACCCTGACATGCAGCGCATGATAAGCATGGGCATGATGTTTGACAACATCCGGTCCTGCAGAATGATCCCCCAGGTAAGACACCTTATCTCACCTTTATACATTATTGTGCAATTTCCTATTTTAGGATGAACAACTTTCAAAGAACATAAACATCCtaaaataatgtaaaaaaataaataaatgcattacAGCACAGAGGATCCTTCAGGATGAGGATCTACGAGAGGGAGAACTTCGGAGGTCAGATGCACGAGATGAGCGAGGACTGTGACTCCATCCAGGAGCGTTACCGTATGTCAGACTGCCAGTCCTGCAACGTGATGGACGGCCACTGGCTGATGTACGAGCAGCCCCACTTCAGAGGCAGACAGATGTACATGAGGCCTGGAGAGTACAGGAGCTTCAGAGAGATGGGCATGGGAATGGGAGGCATGAAGTTCATGAGCATGAGACGTATCAATGATATGtgcaattaaatgtatttaattgttcAAGGTAATAAAATCATTGAAGATCTTTCATAACTAAATTGTCTGTCTGATTTTCATCTACTGGTATTCAGCTTCAGTCAAAACAAATTGCACACCATATTTAACATCACTGAAGCTTTGTaaatgggtggcaggtagcctagtggttaagagcattaagccattaactgaaaggtcgctggtttgaatccccgagccgactaggtgaaaaatctgtcaatgtgcccttgagcaaggcgtttaaccctaattgctcatgtaagttgctctggataagagtgtctggtaAATATTACCACAGTGATTACATGAAAACGTACATGTAGAGTATACTGTAAGTAGTATGGTGCAAAGTCTTGAAGCAACTCTTTTACATTGTGCAAGCTGCACTCCAAGTTTCAGTTCATACCTGAATGCTTTTGTGAAGTTTTTTAAAGACTTTAAGGTACACTAAAACATATTTAAAGATGGGGGTTATAAGTAGTTTATAAAATGTTAGTTATTTAGTTCATAGATAATTATAGTAGAATGGTTGAAATAATGTGCTTGTCTTTTAGCTGGTTGCCTGAGCTTGCATGGCTGCACTGGTATTCATTTCAGTAGTACTCAATAACATTGCAATCATACATGAGATCACTATTTCGCACGTGCCAAAATAACAATCACATAATTTCAAACATATGTGTTATAACTGTTTATTTATCTGCTCTATAAACTATTAATTCACATTTTATAAACTAATTATTGCCCCTTTTTAAATCCCTTTAAGTACACCTTAAGAACATGTTAATGGAGACAACTGGAACATGCCTTAATTAATTACATTCCATGTAAttctttaaatatatatatttttattttggtTAATATATTGTGTATCGACAGTGGGAGACATACATGACAGATGAGAACGACCAAGTCGGGATTCGTAACCCCGTTTCCAGCGGGTATGCCTGGTCTGGAATGGGTAGCTCTACCACTAGACCAGACACTGTTACGTTCCATACAATTCTAAAGGGAGTCAAATATTCCAATGAGGAGTACCTAATTACCCAGAGTGCATATTGCACACATCACATGGGAAGATGATGCCTTTATGTCTCAACTCAAGGCCCACAACTGTGGATGTAGCTAATCTGCATATCAAAGAAATAGCATACCATATTTATGTTACTAAGGGACAGCAGGtggaactgtttgggcacagacctggatagcatgacagaactctgcaggctatctctgcagtagattgcaagtTTGGCAAAATGGCGGACGGAAGACAGGGTGGTGCGGCAGGTGCCGCTTCTCATTCGAATGCTGTAATTTTATCTAAACCATCAGGTGTACGCCgaccccagctaagtaactcatgcaaagagttaaagcgcaattatgtgttttatctccagtactctgccatgattgtcagttatgtaATCAATCTACTACCGGAGAATAttaacaccaaacacattggttcaccgttccacgggagcggacagtacacagcataccataatgttctgaataatggccaagtatacctcgctccttattctactgaaccgcttaggcgcaacaaacacaagtccaacatttatcggaaactgttaaactacctgttcattaccctcctgctctccggggatgtgcaactcaatcctgggcccaacatcaccgagccagcgatacgcaccggagtggaaagcggtggatggcctcgtccactgatcgtcgccgctgtggaagtgggtgagtgctatggtcctatggtttctctcgactcacccggctccaggatagattttgactcttcaaacataccaaagtcgctatatgcgatccctgactctgcttctggtacgcaaactgttttaattagttccccgcatccagtgcaggcgggagggattgttaattgcgctaccgaactgcccctaatcaaaacgaaacaaaacggcctaaacccagccgtcagaaaacacagaaaattttacttttttcaatgtgtcaatcactctcgagtcatctgggacccacgagctaagcccaagggactactaggggggcacttgaacattcgtagtgtcattccaaaaagtgatcaaattcaacatctactcacagactccaaccttgactttctctgcctctcagagacatggctccataaaaactctccatctgctgctttgattgtgcctggctacaatgttttcaggagagacaggactgaaggaagaggagggggtgtgatgatttacattaaagaacatatccgatgtaaacaaattgagtggtcatgtgataatgaactagaatgtattggcctgaacattacactgtctccccaaatgtcttttaccctcattggaatgtataggccaccttccaccaaaagtgtgttttttgatcagtttaataacatgcttagggaatgtgattttgggaaagaggtcatcttaatgggagattttaacattaattatgaagacaagtgttgtaggaaaaccctcaaacggatcactaatacctttgaccttacacagctagttaaagggccaaccagggtgacttgttgctctaaaacacagattgatttggtgttcagtaataaaccagagagagtgactaaatcattcaatatggttactgggctatctgatcataatctgacacttatagccagaaagctgtctaagagcaggtttaacctctctactgttagaaagcctgatcaactaagaatacctaagagtgaattaagctattttgaaaacgcaattaagggaattaactggaatgatctcttgtcctatgcagacgtggaagctgatagtcaagtttttctatccacaatccagactacattaaatggtttcctaaagaaaatcaaatccaaacctggccaaaagagcactcttccttggctaaatggagaaatctggaaattgatgaaggaacgagattattatctaaaaatagccctaagatccaaattagagcatgacagacgtaggtttaccatgttgagaaataaggtgatgaaagaaatcagacaggccaaggcaaacttttttattaacataattggtgaagcaaagggaaattctaaactgatctgggagaatctaaaaaagttaacagggaaagaccatagtaacactgcaaaaagactagaaatcatggtgaataacaatctaacacaggatgcagtcgaaatagcaatagccttcaattcctactttattgactctgtcagggtactgacacagaacccctccactggtttcttgggctcagtgctagtaaatgatgctcaacctgtcttcatcataagggaggtttctgagtcaaaggtggacaaggtgattagctcactaaagaactctaaagccaaagatgtgtttgggatggactctacctttcttaaaaactacaaagagtcactcattggccccattactaaggtcaccaacacatctattggtctcggggtgtttccaagggtatggaagtcggccataataacggccatctttaaatcaggcgaccctgctgacgtgagtaactacaggcccattagtatactacctgtggtgtcaaaggttgttgaaaagtgtgtagcagaacaactgattgcccacctcaacaacagccccttcacattacattccatgcagtttggcttcagagcgaaacactccacagaaacggccaactgctttcttctggaaaatgtgaagtccaagatggacaaagggggcgttgttggggctgtgtttctggacctaaggaaggcttttgatactgttaaccatgagattctcatcacaaaattgtccaagttcaacttttcccccgatgccttgagatggatgaaatcataccttgaaggcagaactcagtgtgtcagagtgagcaatgagctgtcgcccactcttagctatgatgtgggtgtgccccaagggtcaatactggggcccctcctgttcagcctgtacattaatgatctgccttctgtctgtactgggtctgaagttcaaatgtatgcagatgatacagtgatatatgtgcatgcaaagagcaaacaacaagctgcacaagaactcactactgtaatggtccaggttacaaagtggctcagtgactcgtgtttgcatctcaatgtgaaaaaaactgtttgcatgttcttcacaaagagggcaacagatgctactgagccagatgtctatgtgtcaggggagaagctccaggtggtatctgattttaagtaccttggcatcatacttgattccaacctctcttttaaaaagcatgtgaaaaaggtaattcaaataaccaaattcaacctagctaatttccgatttatacgaaattgtttgactacagaggtagcaaaactgtacttcaaatctatgatactcccccacttaacatactgcttgactagttgggcccaagcttgctgtacaacagtaagacctattcagtctgtctacaaacaggctctcaaagtgcttgataggaagcccaatagccatcatcactgtcacatcctcagaaagcatgagctcctgagttgggaaaatcttgtgcaatacaccgacgcatgtcttgtattcaagatcctaaatggcttggctccccctccacacagtatttttgttaaacagaaaacccaaacatatggcagcagatctacaaggtctgccatgagaggtgactgtatagttcccctaaggaaaagcacctttagtaaatccgctttctctgtgagagcttcccatgtctggaatacactgccatcagacacacataactgcaccacatatcacactttcacaaaatgcttgaagacatggctaaaggtcaatcagatttgtgaacatggtccctagctgtgtgttgccgctttccatgtctgttgtctgtaacttgtgaggtgtggaaacacttcgttgcttttatgaattttgtcttactgctttttgttctatgttgctctgtctgtatgctacgtcttgcttgtcctatgttgctatgtctgtatgctatgtcttgttctatgttgctattttctatattgtaattgtttttaataacctgcccagggactgcggttgaaaattagccggctggctaaaaccggcacttttactgaaacgttgattaatgtgcactgtccctgtaaaaataaactcaaactcaaactcaaactcaaactcaaacataAAGGCCCAAATCCTAACCTCGGGACCATGTGCTAAACTCAGACTTGTGTAAATTGTGAATTgagatcaaattaagattctgTTAAGATTTTGGCCAAAGAGAACAGCAGGAACACCAAATGAAACTTTGATTTGTCATCTAACTGCACAAATAGATATTGGTCTGATTAGTAGGCTatacaataaaataaattaaaaaatgaatACAATAAACCAGTTGAGAACATGTCCTCAAATTCCAACCAAGTTTTCAAGTCTATTTAGAATATTAAAACCTGTTGGGTTGCGGATTGTCTGAAAAACGAATTTGAGATATCGGCGTATTTATGTTAATTTCAAAATGGGCTTAGAGGAAGGTTGAAGACCAAGACGGAAAATCTGCTCAGAACAGTTCTAGTTTTATGTGTGTTTGCGACCGACTGGTTACCATT harbors:
- the LOC120064235 gene encoding gamma-crystallin M1-like, which codes for MGKITFYEDRNFQGRSYECMSDCPDMSSYMSRCQSCRVESGCFMAYERPSFMGQQFFMRRGEYPDMQRMISMGMMFDNIRSCRMIPQHRGSFRMRIYERENFGGQMHEMSEDCDSIQERYRMSDCQSCNVMDGHWLMYEQPHFRGRQMYMRPGEYRSFREMGMGMGGMKFMSMRRINDMCN